In one Rhodococcus sp. B50 genomic region, the following are encoded:
- a CDS encoding FAS1-like dehydratase domain-containing protein codes for MPLNADLAGRTFPPTSYLVGREKIREFARAVRSTHRIHFDPEAARAAGFTDVVAPTTFTTVVQSPSVTQLLETPGTGLELHRVVHGSEKVEHRRPIVAGDDLTTTLTITEVTERAGNHILSTVCEIRDDTDDLVAVVTSTLLHRGDGA; via the coding sequence ATGCCGCTGAACGCCGACCTTGCCGGACGCACCTTTCCGCCGACGTCCTATCTCGTCGGCCGGGAGAAGATCCGGGAATTCGCCCGCGCCGTCCGATCGACACATCGGATTCATTTCGACCCGGAGGCAGCCCGAGCCGCCGGCTTCACCGATGTCGTGGCTCCTACGACCTTCACCACCGTCGTCCAGAGTCCTTCGGTGACACAGCTTCTGGAGACGCCGGGTACCGGTCTCGAGCTGCACCGGGTGGTGCACGGGTCCGAGAAGGTCGAGCACCGGCGACCGATCGTGGCCGGCGACGATCTCACCACCACGCTCACCATCACGGAGGTCACCGAACGGGCCGGAAACCACATCCTGTCCACGGTCTGCGAGATCCGGGACGACACAGACGATCTGGTCGCGGTGGTCACTTCGACATTGCTTCACCGAGGAGACGGCGCATGA
- a CDS encoding N-acyl-D-amino-acid deacylase family protein, with product MSGVDHNHGDFDVIVRGGLWFDGTGAPGVVRNLGIRDGVVVTATPDELSAGPDTEVVDAHGRWVMPGFVDTHTHYDAEVLVGPGLPESVRHGVTTVLMGNCSISTVFVPPVDAADLFSRVEALPREHVLSALEKSKTWTDPREYVDALNALPLGPNVTAFVGHSDVRASVMGLGRSTESANRPTRAELADIDARVEDALDAGFLGVSTMTNPWDKMDGDRYRSRTLPSTHASWSEFRRLHKILRRRGRTLQAVPNLNTKYDVAFFALASTGIGRKPMKASVLAAADTKAERWVNRIFAPIAFAANKIGKGAFRWQHLPTTFEVYSDGIDLVVFEEFGSGRAALHLQDELARNDLLRDEAYRRWFREDFEKKFSPRVWHRDFDDTRIVECPDASLVGRSIGDVARERNLHPVDTFLDLVVEYGRNFRWHTVIANDRPKVADRLIRTPGVTVGFSDAGAHLRNMAFYNFAICLLRRVHDAERKGVHDAGKKGRPFLTLPEAVRKLTGELGDFYGIDAGYLRVGDRADFVVVDPAGLNGDVDAYHEAPLEEFGGIRRMVNRNDRAVTATAVAGRVVFRDGEFVPGYGRTVGTGRFLRAGVEERGPAPIRTPAGQPVA from the coding sequence ATGAGTGGTGTGGATCACAATCATGGGGATTTCGACGTCATCGTCCGGGGCGGTCTCTGGTTCGACGGAACGGGCGCTCCGGGTGTCGTCCGTAACCTCGGCATTCGCGACGGTGTCGTCGTCACCGCAACCCCCGACGAACTATCGGCAGGTCCGGACACCGAGGTCGTCGACGCGCACGGCCGCTGGGTCATGCCCGGCTTCGTCGACACCCATACCCACTATGACGCCGAAGTGCTCGTGGGTCCAGGCCTGCCCGAGTCGGTGCGGCACGGTGTCACGACGGTGCTCATGGGCAACTGCTCGATCTCGACGGTGTTCGTACCGCCCGTCGACGCCGCCGACCTGTTCAGTCGCGTCGAGGCGCTCCCGCGCGAACACGTCCTGTCGGCGCTCGAGAAGTCGAAGACCTGGACCGACCCCCGCGAGTACGTCGATGCGCTGAACGCGTTGCCACTCGGACCGAACGTGACTGCCTTCGTCGGTCATTCGGACGTCCGCGCCTCGGTGATGGGACTCGGCCGCTCCACTGAATCGGCGAACCGGCCGACCCGCGCCGAACTCGCCGACATCGACGCGCGGGTCGAGGACGCCCTCGACGCGGGCTTCCTCGGCGTGTCCACCATGACGAACCCGTGGGACAAGATGGACGGCGACCGTTATCGCTCGCGCACGCTGCCGTCGACCCACGCCTCATGGTCGGAATTCCGCCGCCTGCACAAGATCCTGCGCCGCCGCGGTCGCACCCTGCAGGCCGTGCCGAACCTGAACACCAAGTACGACGTCGCGTTCTTCGCTCTGGCCAGCACCGGCATCGGACGCAAGCCGATGAAGGCCTCGGTCCTCGCGGCGGCCGACACCAAGGCCGAACGGTGGGTCAACCGCATCTTCGCGCCGATCGCGTTCGCCGCCAACAAGATCGGCAAGGGTGCCTTCCGCTGGCAGCACCTGCCCACGACCTTCGAGGTGTACTCCGACGGCATCGACCTCGTCGTCTTCGAGGAGTTCGGATCGGGCCGTGCCGCACTCCATCTGCAGGACGAACTCGCCCGGAACGACCTGCTGCGCGACGAGGCCTACCGTCGCTGGTTCCGGGAGGACTTCGAGAAGAAGTTCTCGCCCCGGGTGTGGCACCGCGATTTCGACGACACCCGGATCGTCGAATGCCCCGACGCCTCGCTCGTCGGCCGGTCGATCGGCGACGTCGCGCGCGAGCGTAACCTTCATCCGGTCGACACCTTCCTCGACCTCGTCGTCGAGTACGGGCGGAATTTCCGGTGGCACACCGTCATCGCCAACGACCGACCGAAGGTCGCGGACCGGCTCATCCGCACGCCCGGCGTCACCGTGGGATTCTCGGATGCCGGCGCCCACCTGCGGAACATGGCCTTCTACAACTTCGCGATCTGCCTGCTCCGCCGCGTCCACGATGCCGAGAGGAAAGGCGTCCACGACGCCGGGAAGAAGGGCAGGCCGTTCCTGACGCTTCCCGAAGCAGTCCGCAAACTCACCGGCGAACTCGGCGACTTCTACGGAATCGACGCCGGCTATCTGCGGGTGGGGGATCGTGCCGACTTCGTCGTCGTCGATCCGGCCGGGCTGAACGGTGACGTCGATGCCTATCACGAGGCTCCGCTCGAGGAGTTCGGTGGCATCCGCCGCATGGTCAATCGCAACGATCGCGCGGTGACGGCGACGGCGGTCGCCGGGCGGGTGGTCTTCCGCGACGGTGAGTTCGTGCCCGGTTACGGACGTACCGTCGGCACCGGCCGGTTCCTGCGCGCGGGGGTGGAGGAGCGGGGACCCGCGCCGATCCGCACCCCGGCGGGCCAGCCCGTCGCATGA
- a CDS encoding PQQ-dependent sugar dehydrogenase: protein MPRTLLASLVAAATAVYLGACASPSSPSVDEGPTRVSTVAEPSTPETGTPRVTGTVASGLDTPWGVAFLPGGSALVTERNTGRIVEVSEGTAREVGRIDDTRAQGEAGLLGIAVSPAFDSDRFVYLYVTTESDNRVLRTTFDGTALAEPEVILDGIPSGRIHDGGRMIFGPDGMLYVATGEAGERELAQNPESLGGKILRITGDGEPAPGNPDPASPVFSLGHRNVQGLAFDGRGRLWASEFGQNDVDELNLVTAGANYGWPEVEGIGGSDEFVDPVLTWPVSEASPSGLAWFDGSLWMAGLRGERLWRIDVGEGEAATATDFLAGEYGRLRTVVAAPDGSLWLTTSNRDGRGSPADDDDRILRVEIS from the coding sequence ATGCCACGGACACTTCTCGCGAGCTTGGTCGCCGCAGCAACAGCCGTGTATCTCGGGGCATGCGCGTCCCCGTCGAGCCCGTCCGTCGACGAGGGCCCCACCCGGGTGAGTACCGTCGCCGAGCCCTCGACGCCCGAAACGGGTACTCCGCGCGTGACCGGCACCGTCGCGTCCGGTCTCGACACTCCGTGGGGAGTTGCTTTTCTGCCCGGCGGTTCTGCCCTGGTGACCGAGCGCAACACCGGCCGGATCGTCGAGGTCAGCGAGGGCACGGCCCGCGAGGTGGGCCGCATCGACGACACGCGCGCACAGGGCGAAGCGGGACTGCTGGGGATCGCCGTCTCCCCGGCCTTCGACTCCGACCGATTCGTATACCTGTATGTCACCACCGAGAGCGACAACCGGGTACTGCGCACCACTTTCGACGGCACCGCCCTCGCGGAACCGGAGGTGATCCTCGACGGCATCCCGTCCGGCCGGATCCATGACGGTGGGCGGATGATCTTCGGCCCCGACGGGATGCTGTACGTCGCGACCGGCGAGGCGGGTGAGCGTGAACTCGCCCAGAATCCGGAATCGCTGGGCGGCAAAATTCTTCGTATCACCGGCGACGGCGAGCCCGCACCCGGCAACCCCGATCCGGCGTCGCCGGTGTTCTCGCTCGGCCACCGCAACGTGCAGGGACTCGCGTTCGACGGCCGGGGACGGTTGTGGGCGTCGGAGTTCGGGCAGAACGACGTCGACGAGTTGAATCTCGTGACGGCCGGCGCGAACTACGGCTGGCCCGAGGTCGAGGGGATCGGTGGCTCCGACGAATTCGTCGATCCGGTGCTCACCTGGCCGGTCTCGGAAGCGTCCCCGTCCGGGCTGGCGTGGTTCGACGGCAGCCTGTGGATGGCGGGTCTGCGTGGAGAACGGCTGTGGCGGATCGACGTCGGAGAGGGCGAGGCAGCGACCGCCACCGATTTCCTCGCCGGTGAATACGGGAGGTTGCGGACCGTCGTCGCCGCGCCCGACGGCTCGCTGTGGCTGACGACGTCCAACCGGGACGGTCGCGGCAGCCCGGCCGACGACGACGATCGCATACTCCGGGTCGAGATCTCCTGA
- a CDS encoding TetR/AcrR family transcriptional regulator, producing MSAPAVRRTQQERREETIGRILDAAITSLAELGYTATTIGEVCRRSGVSSGGVFRHFPTRLDLMIAAADAVRERQFANFEAGLAALGDERADAVESVRVCLELLRTACRAPMNAAWYELLGAARTDPALREHLAPMAEQYHAQIVDFGRSLPVAARFPSEVFDTLLLSLVHMFDGEALASTVHPQPELEERRIELVARMLALVTSDIGSDDEQ from the coding sequence ATGAGTGCACCCGCAGTACGCCGCACCCAGCAGGAGCGCAGGGAGGAGACGATCGGCCGCATCCTCGACGCGGCCATCACGTCCCTTGCCGAGCTCGGCTACACCGCGACCACGATCGGCGAGGTGTGCCGGCGCTCGGGGGTGTCGTCGGGTGGGGTGTTCCGGCATTTCCCGACCCGGCTGGACCTGATGATCGCGGCGGCCGACGCCGTCCGGGAGCGACAGTTCGCGAACTTCGAGGCGGGACTCGCGGCGCTCGGCGACGAGCGGGCGGACGCCGTCGAATCGGTGCGGGTGTGCCTCGAACTGTTGCGCACCGCGTGCCGGGCACCGATGAACGCCGCCTGGTACGAACTGCTCGGCGCGGCGCGCACCGATCCGGCGCTGCGGGAGCATCTGGCGCCGATGGCCGAGCAATATCACGCCCAGATCGTGGATTTCGGCAGGTCGCTGCCGGTCGCGGCGCGGTTCCCGTCCGAGGTTTTCGACACCCTCCTGCTCTCGCTCGTCCACATGTTCGACGGCGAGGCGCTCGCGTCGACGGTGCATCCGCAGCCGGAACTCGAGGAGCGACGGATCGAACTGGTGGCCCGGATGTTGGCGCTCGTCACATCTGACATAGGTTCGGATGATGAGCAATAA
- a CDS encoding MaoC family dehydratase: MRVFNGIDEVEKAVGEHLGYSDWLEIDQKRIDLFAEATGDHQWIHVDPERAKDGPYGKTIAHGYLTLSLLPILGTQIFSLEGLKMKVNYGSNKVRYPAPVPVGSRIRGGAEFKSLERTAKGANLVVGYTIEIEGGERPALVAETVVVLVP, translated from the coding sequence ATGCGGGTTTTCAACGGAATCGACGAGGTCGAGAAGGCCGTCGGCGAGCACCTCGGCTACAGCGACTGGCTCGAGATCGACCAGAAGCGGATCGACCTGTTCGCCGAGGCCACCGGCGATCACCAGTGGATCCACGTCGATCCCGAGCGTGCCAAGGACGGCCCGTACGGCAAGACCATCGCCCATGGCTACCTGACCTTGTCGCTGCTGCCGATCCTCGGCACCCAGATCTTCTCCCTCGAAGGGTTGAAGATGAAGGTCAACTACGGCAGCAACAAGGTCCGCTACCCCGCGCCGGTCCCTGTCGGTTCGCGGATCCGTGGCGGTGCGGAGTTCAAGTCGCTCGAGCGCACCGCCAAGGGCGCGAACCTCGTCGTCGGATACACCATCGAGATCGAGGGCGGGGAGCGTCCGGCGCTGGTCGCCGAGACGGTGGTCGTTCTCGTTCCCTGA
- a CDS encoding alpha/beta fold hydrolase, which yields MSNNASAPRWFVDALAAPVETGKVEVAGATIAYRAWGESGREGVVLVHGGMAHSGWWDHIGPQLAAGRRVVALDLSGHGDSDHREHYSLEAWAEEVLAAAEAGGISGPPVLIGHSMGGIVSFAASHLHGDKLTGVVIIDSPIRDMTPEELEMRAKAVASARPPKVYAAVEDAVARFRLVPPQDDAEPYVLEHIARGALKQVDGGWSWKFDNLRMGREGRRSLEVMNPGCAVAYFRCERGIIDDALYGRIVDNLGPDALLIDLPASGHHPMIDQPLAVVAAARTLLGAWGR from the coding sequence ATGAGCAATAACGCATCTGCTCCTCGGTGGTTCGTCGACGCCCTCGCCGCACCTGTCGAGACGGGGAAGGTCGAGGTAGCGGGGGCAACCATCGCCTACCGGGCGTGGGGCGAATCCGGCCGGGAAGGTGTCGTGCTGGTGCACGGCGGTATGGCGCATTCGGGGTGGTGGGACCACATCGGCCCGCAGCTCGCGGCCGGTCGGCGCGTCGTCGCACTCGACCTGAGCGGCCACGGCGACAGCGACCACCGCGAGCACTACAGCCTGGAAGCGTGGGCCGAGGAGGTCCTCGCCGCGGCCGAAGCCGGCGGGATCAGCGGCCCGCCGGTCCTGATCGGCCACAGCATGGGTGGGATCGTGTCGTTCGCAGCCTCGCACCTGCACGGCGACAAGCTCACGGGCGTGGTGATCATCGACTCGCCGATCCGCGACATGACGCCCGAGGAACTCGAGATGCGTGCGAAGGCCGTCGCGAGCGCGAGGCCGCCGAAGGTGTACGCCGCGGTGGAGGACGCCGTCGCGAGGTTCCGTCTCGTGCCGCCGCAGGACGACGCCGAACCCTACGTGCTCGAGCACATCGCCCGCGGGGCGCTGAAGCAGGTGGACGGGGGCTGGTCGTGGAAATTCGACAATCTCCGGATGGGCCGCGAGGGACGCCGTAGCCTCGAGGTGATGAATCCGGGATGTGCTGTCGCCTACTTCCGTTGCGAACGCGGCATCATCGACGATGCGCTCTACGGGCGGATCGTCGACAACCTGGGCCCGGATGCACTTCTGATCGATCTTCCGGCCTCGGGACACCATCCGATGATCGATCAACCACTCGCCGTCGTCGCTGCAGCACGTACGCTGCTGGGTGCCTGGGGGAGATAA
- a CDS encoding D-TA family PLP-dependent enzyme, which translates to MDLDTTPALLVDRDVLDRNIARMVASARSRGMSLRPHAKTHKCLEIARRQLDAGARGLTVATVSEAEVFADAGFDDLFVAYPLWVDTARGARLRALTDRVRLTIGIDSESGARQLADHAGTAIGVLVEIDSGHHRTGVRPEQAGTVAKAARSAGLDVRGVFTFPGHSYALDAPDNAARDEAGALATAADSLRTAGIDPSVISGGSSPTALLDVPTTATELRPGVYVFGDAQQLELGAAAEADIALTALATVVSARDEVVVLDAGSKALGADRPAWATGYGRILGEPDARITALSEHHATVHWPNPSTRPHLGQRVRVIPNHVCNAVNLADELIAVSGDAVVERWKVAARGCNT; encoded by the coding sequence ATGGATCTCGACACCACTCCGGCACTGCTCGTCGACCGCGACGTCCTCGATCGCAACATCGCGCGTATGGTGGCGTCCGCCCGCTCGAGGGGCATGTCGCTGCGACCCCACGCGAAGACGCACAAGTGCCTCGAGATCGCGCGTCGCCAACTCGATGCCGGGGCCCGGGGACTGACCGTCGCGACCGTCTCCGAAGCGGAAGTGTTCGCGGATGCGGGCTTCGACGACCTGTTCGTCGCGTACCCGCTGTGGGTCGACACGGCTCGCGGTGCCCGCCTGCGCGCTCTGACCGATCGGGTGCGGCTCACCATCGGAATCGACTCCGAGAGCGGCGCTCGGCAACTCGCCGACCACGCCGGCACGGCCATCGGTGTGCTCGTCGAGATCGACAGCGGTCACCACCGCACCGGCGTGCGGCCCGAGCAGGCCGGAACGGTGGCAAAGGCGGCTCGCAGTGCGGGTCTCGACGTGCGCGGTGTCTTCACTTTCCCCGGCCACTCGTATGCACTCGATGCTCCGGACAATGCTGCCCGGGACGAGGCCGGCGCACTGGCTACGGCTGCCGATTCTCTTCGCACTGCGGGGATCGACCCGTCCGTGATCAGCGGTGGGTCCTCGCCCACCGCCCTTCTCGACGTGCCCACAACCGCAACCGAATTGCGTCCCGGTGTGTACGTCTTCGGCGATGCCCAGCAACTCGAGCTGGGGGCGGCGGCCGAAGCCGACATCGCATTGACGGCACTCGCCACCGTCGTCTCGGCTCGCGACGAGGTCGTCGTCCTCGATGCGGGTTCGAAGGCGCTCGGCGCCGATCGGCCAGCCTGGGCCACCGGGTACGGACGCATCCTCGGCGAGCCCGATGCCCGCATCACCGCGTTGTCGGAGCATCACGCGACGGTGCACTGGCCGAACCCGTCGACCCGCCCGCATCTCGGGCAGAGGGTGCGGGTGATTCCCAACCACGTATGCAACGCCGTGAACCTCGCGGACGAGTTGATCGCGGTCTCCGGCGACGCTGTGGTCGAGCGATGGAAGGTCGCGGCACGAGGGTGCAACACGTGA
- a CDS encoding MaoC/PaaZ C-terminal domain-containing protein, which produces MTLGTALRFDELDVGAVIAKTELTVTRNDLVRYAGASGDFNPIHYDDTVAAGEGLPGVLCQGMLTAALALQTVTEWLGDPTAVISYETRFTRPVVVDPVHGAVLSVSAKVSHLEKVERIARIDLTVSVGDRRVLGKTQVRLAFSS; this is translated from the coding sequence ATGACCCTCGGCACCGCACTACGATTCGACGAACTCGATGTCGGCGCGGTCATCGCGAAGACCGAGCTGACGGTGACCCGCAACGATCTGGTCCGCTACGCCGGAGCCTCGGGCGACTTCAACCCGATCCACTACGACGACACCGTCGCAGCCGGTGAGGGGCTCCCCGGCGTGCTCTGCCAGGGAATGCTCACCGCAGCCCTCGCCCTGCAGACCGTCACCGAGTGGCTCGGGGATCCCACCGCGGTGATCTCCTACGAGACACGGTTCACGCGACCCGTTGTGGTCGATCCGGTGCACGGGGCCGTCCTGTCGGTGTCTGCGAAGGTGAGCCACCTCGAGAAGGTGGAGCGCATCGCACGCATCGATCTCACGGTATCCGTCGGCGACCGGCGGGTGCTCGGCAAGACCCAGGTCCGGCTCGCGTTCTCGTCCTGA
- a CDS encoding nitroreductase family deazaflavin-dependent oxidoreductase encodes MNPLRPVAVRIGALPWLPRYSRPIIAVDKTIQRVTRGKVTLLAIAGLPSLVLTVKGRKTGEPRSTPLLCVPHDGGWLVVGSNWGHPKAPAWAVNLRAADRAEVLYDGHEYAVSVRVAEGEERERLWQVLLRTWPNYALYAKRTDRELPVFVLMPLGS; translated from the coding sequence ATGAATCCGCTCCGACCGGTCGCTGTCCGTATCGGAGCGTTGCCGTGGTTGCCGCGGTATTCACGGCCGATCATCGCGGTGGACAAGACCATCCAGCGCGTCACACGCGGCAAGGTGACCCTGCTCGCGATCGCGGGGCTGCCGTCTCTCGTCCTCACCGTGAAGGGCCGGAAGACCGGCGAACCGCGTTCCACACCTCTGTTGTGTGTACCGCACGACGGGGGATGGCTCGTGGTGGGGTCGAACTGGGGGCACCCGAAAGCGCCGGCCTGGGCCGTCAACCTGCGCGCGGCCGACCGGGCCGAGGTGCTGTACGACGGGCACGAATATGCGGTGTCGGTGCGGGTCGCGGAGGGTGAGGAACGCGAACGGCTGTGGCAGGTGCTGCTGCGGACATGGCCGAACTACGCGCTGTACGCGAAGCGCACCGACCGGGAACTTCCCGTGTTCGTGCTGATGCCGCTCGGATCCTGA